GACATTGATCTTAGGTCATACATCTCTTGAGCCAGACGGGACTTGTTTGAGAGTCAGAATGTCTCTGAAACTCTCATTCCTTTTAGACTACACAGAGAAAATTCTTGAGAACTATTCTGCTGGTGAAATTAGTTTTATGGCCTTGATTTTTAGCAGATGACTGATCTAAATCTGGAAATGCTTTTCTGTTGCAACTTGGAGGAAAATATAAATGTTTACGTCTTGAAATTCTATGGCATAGCCATAGGCAACTGTGAAGCACCAAGTGTCTCTGATGAGAGGAATCTACAAAGGATAAATAAGACTTAAATCATCCCTTACTGCTCTTTACAAAATTGGGAAGGATCAAAGAACTGGCAGGAAAGTTGCTGTGTGGAGTTAGAGGCTCCTAACATTCTTTGATTCTGTctgcaaggggaaaaaatagcttGAGGGTACACTCCAGCGATAATGGAAAATGAGCAGGATTTATTTCAGGGAAATGACTATTCTCTGAAATAAATTCATGGCCAACAATAGTATTAATCCAAGCTGACAAAATAAAGGATAACACAAACCAGATTGATTTCTTCTGCACTGAAATCCTCAACCAGAAAAGCAGTTCTACTCAAGACCTCATTGCGTTTTGTCTCTGGGATTTGATCTAATTTTGTTCCTATGACAAGCAGTGGAATCTGGTTATCAGCAAACTGTTCCCGATCATAGTCTCTGTGAAGGAAAGTGAAGATAAGATATAAAGCAGTTTATGAAGTAGTGCAGGTGGCACACTAGCTACAGTTTCCCAAATATACTCCTTTGTCACAGCCATGTATCAAGATTTGCTCTTTCTTGGGGAATGCAACACCATTTTTAAGATGCTTCACCCCAATGCCTGAGTACAAAAGTATTTCCATCATGTCTGGATTTAATTTCAGGATGGTGATCAAGCATGAAAAGTATAAAGTATCACTAAGGAAAATGACAGCAGCAGCACTCTTCAAATTAGCACAGCACGTATTTTATTGAAAGTGTAATGGAATTTTATACCGGATAGGAacctaaatttatttttaatcatttattgcattttttcccTGCTTAAGATCTCTTACATCACAATATAACAACAAACAAATCTAGGATAGATATGGTAAATGGAAAGTAGAGataatatacatgtacatggcacaTTTATGAAAATCCAGTGTCAGGCCTGCGAGGTAGGCTAGATCAAGAAACAGTCACTGTAAGGATTCCAAAAATGATACTTTATTGGGGCAGTATATAGTAGCATAATTTTGAAAGCCAGCCCAAGTTTCTCTTAGTTCCATCTTATACTAAACAAAATCAAGAtgtggttattttaaattttttctcatGCTCCCTTCTATCTCTGGATTGAGCAATCTCTTGAGCAATCTCTTTTTAATGGAATGGAttgctccttcctttctcccttaacAGCTATCTCATATCTGCCCTAAGGTTAGTTCTCTGGTCCTTTACATCAACATTCAGCCCGAGTTTTAGGAAGCTACATGTATGTTAAGTCCTCCATTGCAAAGGCAGGATCTGATCACCTTGGAAATGTAGCTACAATAGTGGAATTCTTTTATACAGTCTCTTTAAACTACCCAAATATCCAGAAAAAAGCTACCATTTGCACTAGCATCCACATGAACCAAGAAGATTAAAATGGGGCAGACCTCTACCTTTCATAAACcattgaagacctggcttttcttCCAAGGGCTGGGATGAGCTGTCTGCCTATTGGAAGCTTGACTTCATGCCAGGTTTTGTATTTGGTTGTTATAGTTTTAATATGGTctttatgttgttttaatttttttaaatttgcatttatatccttcccttctccgaagactcagggcggtttacactatgttagcaatagtcttcatcctatttgtatatttatatacaaaatcatcttattgcccccaacaatctgggtcctcattttacctaccttataaaggatggaaggctgaatcaaccttgggcctggtgggactaaggctgcagtaattgcaagcagctgtgttaataacagactatcttaccagtctgagccacagaggccccaaatTTTCGAATGGGAGCCGCGCAGTTTGTTGTAAGATGggagaatataaaaaatattttaaatgaatgaatgaatgaataaataaggtcAAATTGATTTCATCTCTAGTTTTCAACATTCTATAATCTGACAATGGGATCAATTTTTTCTGTTAAGTGCTCTTTAGCACTTCAGCAATCTTCTATTTTCCTATCTCCAAATCCCCCCAAATCTGGGGAAAAGAGTctgtttctattatttttaattatatagttTTCATTATTAAAATGTATTCAGTGCAAAGCTATGAATCATTTTAATGAATTAGATGTTCAGTTATTCAGGAAATAAATTCTGACTAGCCGTGAACATTAGCCAAAACTGATgtatttatcccaaaggtgtttttcaaaaggcaactgtactttgttttttccttgaagacatttcacttctcatccaagaagcttcttcagatctgactgaatggtgggaaattgaaaaacaccattggacaaccatgacctggatgattgttgATTTCCATAAACAATGTATTTTTCCTATTCTACTTTGTAAAGTTGAATGTATTTAGATGTATTTTGCTATTAAAACTGTCGGACACTGCTACTTCTTATATATGAAACACAAACTATGACTTTCACACAGCCTTTAAGGACAGATTTCTAAAGAGAATATTGCTAGAGGAGGCGGACCTTCTTTTTTCTGACAGAAAAGAGCCTACCCATTTTCAAAATCTTACAACATGTCATCCCTCCATCTAATTCACATGGTTATCACAATGATAGTGGATGGCTGTATATTCTGCCTACTTACCCATTTGTCACCAGGACGCTAGATGGAGTCACATCTTTGTTGAGAGCTTCCAAAGACCATCGATACAAGTTTTGGGAGGACTTTTTGTTGGTTAAATCATGCACTAAAATGATTCCTAAGTAagaaaagttttttaatttttttcctgaaaattagCAAAAGCATATTGAAAGACATAACAATTATAGAAACAAAGCCAGGTCTCAAAAGAGCACAAAAATGAAGTATTTATTCAACCTCTCATTAAGGACAGAATTAGAATGAAAGCTAACCATGTTTAGAAGTAAACTATTGTAGAAGATAATTAAAAAGCCAGTTTTGTCTAACAAACAAGGTTATAAACTCAATTATGATGCATTATGAAGTAATCAGCCATCCTGAAGCAATCAGCTAGGCCAAGGGAATTTGATGGATTagttggaaaataaaaaagaattatgtAAGGAAACAGTACTAAGGCCTGAGCTGGAAGGATTTTGGTTTAGATATGATAGCACTATATAATGAACCATAGAACTGAATGCTGCAATgtaattgggagtgggaggcaccgtttattggtggttctcctcctatctctccgaccggtcgcagacggtgttgacaggggggcagaggtcgtccgcgaggcgcctcacttgtggggttcctcaggggtcgattctctcgcctaccctgttcaacatctatatgaagctgctgggtgaggtcatcagtggtttcggggtgagttatcatctgtacgctgatgatactcagctgtacttttccaccccggaccaccccaacgaagcggtcgaagtgctgtcccggtgcctggaagctgtactggtctggatggggagaaacagactcaagctcaatccctccaagacggagtggctgtggatgccggcaccccggtacagtcagctgcatctgcagctgactgttgggggtgagttagtggccccaaaggaggtggttcgcaacttgggcgtcctcctggatggaaggctgtcctttgatgaacatctggcggccgtctccaggagggccttttaccaagtccgcttggtccgccagttgcgtcccttccttgaccgggatgccttatgcacagtcactcacgctctggttacgtctcggttggattactgcaatgctctctacatggggctgcccttgaggtacacccggaggctgcagttagtcgagaatgcggctgcgcgagtagtaatgggagccgctcgtggctcccacgtaacaccactgctccgtagtctgcactggcttcctgtggtctttcgggtgcgcttcaagattttggttaccacctttaaagcgctccatggcttaggacccgggtacttacgagaccgcctgctgttaccctatgcctcccaccgacccgtacgctctcatagagagggtctcctcagggtgtcatccgccaaacagtgtcggctggcggcccccaggggtagggccttctctgtgggagcatcgacgctctggaatgaactcccccctggcctacgtcaagtgcctgatcttcggaccttccgtcgtgagctaaaaacatacttatttactcaagcgggactggcataatagtttgattttacattggggttttattaatattcttaaatattttaaatttaaattttaattattagccgtttttgtaattttgctatgttttaatttgttttaattgtacatatcttgtattttatatctggctgagtccttcgggagaagggcggtataaaaatttaataaataataataataataataataaataataatgaaccATAGAACTGAATGCTGcaatgtaatttttttcagttcGTTGACTGCTCTTCCCTAACTGACTTTCTTGAACTGAAAGGCCTATAAGCATGTTCCCTGTTTTAATAAGACCTTGTCCCCAAGTTCTTGCACAGTATTGCTTTCCTGGTTATTTTGGGGTTTTGGTTTATACCTTAGTCTTAAGTTCctacaaaaaaatgaaatgttattaGGTCTAACCTCCTAGAAAAATTCCTGCTTCTAATTCCCAATCACTTCAAATCAAATGCTATTAGCTATACAATTACTAGATACTGTTCATGGATTCAATCTTTTTCAAATGAAGATGCAACTATTTCAGCAATAAAAGTTATGTAAAACTAAACAATAaaaattatgtattattattCTGGAATATTATAAAAATGAAAGATAGTTTAAAAAACTTTGTTAAAATGATCAAAGAAATAATAGCAACAATTActttttcttccccatctttttttttttagtttaaatcTGAGGGACTTTCCTTAATTCTACTTTTATAATTCTCAATAACAGAAATTCTCAAAGTGATATATTATAGTTAAAGCGTTCAAAAAAGTAAGCTATGTAAATCGATGTAAAAAACTTCAGAGAAAACAGTATACAAGCAAAAATCACAATTCAAACTAAAGTAAAAATCTGCAATAACATGTCTGGACCAGAGAATTTTACCACTGCTGGAATTTTACTAAATGTGGGATCTAACTTACAATAGATGTCAGcaatttattttcaaagaaataaaaggtatagaaataaaagaaacaaagaaagacaaagaataagaaaaaaatgtaagaacAATCTTTTCCAAATTTAATTTAAGGTGGCAGGAATACATCTAGCTGGAAATTCCAGATAAAGAGAAGACCACATTGCATCACTGAAGACAGGACCAGACACATATATGTCTGGATGGATTtcaattgaaaagaaaatatcaGAGAACCCAGAGGCTCATTCACAAAGTTAAAAACAAGCGAAGGAATAGCACAGATAATGGGAAACTGACCTTCTTGCGGCTGGGGGTGGAGGGCAAATGCCATGGATAAGTCTAATAGAACCAACACTGATTTTCCCATTGCAGTGGCCCACGTTAATGCTGACTTGGTAGAATAAGCCACATGAAACCGAGATTAAAATGGGTCAGTGAATTTATTTAACTGATAgaaaagaacagaattttttagaatagaattttttattggccaagtatgattggacacacaaggaatgctctcagtgaacataaaagaaaagatatattcatcaagaatcataatatTATAATCATAATCTTATTTAACTgataaacaattaaaaagctgGAAGAGAATAACTACCTCAATAATCTCAGatgaaaaagaatgaatgaaagctAAACAAACTGAACCAATCAGGAAACctttcaaaagagagagagagaaatgataggtaTATTTTGGGTGTCTGGAAAAAATCCTGCCATAAGTGAACAATTGATCAGCATACTTAAAAATACCAGAAAAATGTCATTTCATCAAAAAcaatggaaaaaaggaaaagaacttcTGTAACTATTTTAATTGCCATTACTTGAGtaactagaaaaaaagaaaaactttaagGAAGAACAATTTGCAGCATCAGAAATAGCACATAAGCCCTGCATACAGATGGATAACTGGAGCCTCTTGATTTTAGACAAAAAAGTTCTCAAATGTAAATAGCAGAGATGACAATATAAAGACCTCAACATAGTAAGAAAGTGTCATGTAGATTTGGCTTCAGCTGCAATTAGATTCTGGTAATTTTGCTAGGTTTGttccaaaaatataaaaaactagtaagagcagatGGCCCCATTCTACACTTCTAATTGAGTTTATGTATGAgtgtattaagtgaatcaccatggttCAGTGCAacatcacatgattgccatttgtgacttccTGCTAGCATCCCActcactttgcttgttggaagctgcgtgtgaaggttgcaaattattattattattattattattattattattattattattattattattattattattattattattattatttatttgatttttataccgcccttctcctgaaggactcagggcagtgtacaggcagaataaaacaaacaatacaaaatacaatttaaatgcaatttaaaaaacttttttaaattagcctaacaatttaaaaatttaccatacactaaaaaaccccatttaaaattaataaaatttgacatttaaaattcaatttaagccagccccgcgcggataaaaaggtgtgtcttcagttcgcggcgaaaagtccgaaggtcaggtatttggtgtaaacctgggggaagctcgttccagagtgtgggagcccccacagagaaggcccttcccctgggggccgccagccgacattgtttggcggacggcaccctgagaagtccctctctgtgagagcgtacgggttggtgggaggcatgtggtaacagcagacggtcccgtaggtacccaggccctaagccatgatcACAggacttgggacactgcaactgtcataaatgcatgctaGTTGCCATGCAActgaatcatgatcacatgaccacaaaaatATTGTGACAGCCACAAGTTTGAAGCCTGGTCATGaatctcctttttcagcactatcataattttgaacagttgctgaataaACAGTTGGTAAGCAAGGAATATCTTCTTCAGattttttaatattgatattatataaactatttatattttcaaatgtttttgaaaacaaaaataatctgAACAGTGAAGCAAAAATGTATCATTTATAAttccttaaatatttttaccaaattataatttaatgtgaTAAAAATGGACATTCCTAATTTCATGGGGAATAAACAAATCAACTACATTCAACTGCAACTGAATTTAAATTAAACCAAATTTagttttttccttgtttctgCAGTTTCTGAACTACAGTCATTCAATTGTGCACCAATGCAAGTTAAGTCCCTACCTAATCAAATTGATCAGATAGAAGAAGTAATTGATTAGATACAAGAAATATTTGCACCATCCTTCATTGTACTATTCTGTAAGGCATGCTGGCCAATGTAATTCAAGGCtggcagaaagaaaggaaggacacTGAGCCAAAAAAATCGACCCCTGATTAGCATACATTATGTATCACTTGTGCATAAaagcaaactaaaaaaataatactgaaaTACTGGATTGTATCTGAAATATGATTATAAGATCTATACATGAAATCGCACTAAACCTCTGGGTGACCATCAATGGGTGGTATTTGATAACAATTCACATGCTAGTCCTAAttcaaatttagaatagaatatcttCTGCTCCAAGTATATGTACCTAAAGATTAAGACATCTGATAGGAATAGTTGGTATTCTACTTTGAAATTAGTATTGGTTATGCATTATTTCATAATTGCatgaatataaataaagaatGGCCCAGGAATCTTTAAGGTACATATATGTGGCAGTGATACAGATATAGAATATATACAAGTTCATAAATTGCCTCCAGGCAAGATGGATGGCatgtaaattgaataaataaatgtaaatgaataaataaatttaatccaTTGCAAACTAGAATGTACTGGTTTTCAAATAAAcattatgaataataaatatacccAGAACCCTGTTCAGGAAAAAAGTTAAACAAATTTGTTGACACTTGCAAATATACATTGTAGCCAAGAAAGTAAAGtatttgaaattgaaattcaaCTATAACTGTTCTTTAATGTAAAATTCTTGTTTGCAATATTTACGGAACAGAGTCTACATAAATTAAACCAAGTTCTGTAGAATGTAATAGATCTTAAAAATGCATCCATTACCATTAACTGAATTGTAAAACATAAGACGTGTGCTTTTCACACTACTAGCACTGCCTACAGAACCACCAACATCCCATAATTCGATGAAGTAGATCTTTTCCTCTGGAGTTCCTTCTTTGTAGTCATGAATCTGGCAACAAGAAACCACATagcataaataaatttaaaataaaaggaaattaaaatcaGCATTCCACTACATAATGAAGTACCTCTATAGAACATAGTAAAGGTGGTCTAAGGAGATAGTTAGTTAGGTTCAGCAATGAGTTTCTAAGAATGCAGCTT
This genomic window from Ahaetulla prasina isolate Xishuangbanna chromosome 2, ASM2864084v1, whole genome shotgun sequence contains:
- the RABL3 gene encoding rab-like protein 3 isoform X1 → MAALERVKVLVLGDSGVGKSSLVHLLCHNQMLGNPSWTVGCSVDVRIHDYKEGTPEEKIYFIELWDVGGSVGSASSVKSTRLMFYNSVNGIILVHDLTNKKSSQNLYRWSLEALNKDVTPSSVLVTNGDYDREQFADNQIPLLVIGTKLDQIPETKRNEVLSRTAFLVEDFSAEEINLDCTSPRYLAAGSSNAVKLSRFFDKVIEKRYYIRDGNQIPSFSEKKRMGSGFVKNFHYD